One Coffea eugenioides isolate CCC68of chromosome 2, Ceug_1.0, whole genome shotgun sequence genomic window, ACTTCTAAACAAGTTTGCTGAATTTCCCTTTCTTCTAATTGTGTCTGTATTGCTAATGACCATTACTACTAGCCATTTATTTCAAGTCTCATAGGCCTGGAAATGTAAGAGCTTAATCCCTTGTTTGTTTTCCGTTGAGTCTAAATGAAAGCTGCAAAAAACATGAATTAATTTGGTGTTCAAAACTTTTGTAGTTTCAAGTAAACCGATAGTTCAAATTATACATGGATGACAATTCGAAGTGTGTTCCGCTCCTTCAAATTGCAGTTGACGATGCTAGTCTATCCATTTAGGGGTAAAAATCAGTTTTAAAAATGGTATATAAAATACCTGCTTTGATCCCCTACTCCAATTGTTTGGTAGTCTTGGTTGTCAAGTCATATGGTACCATATTGAACTTTGCAGCTCCTATGCGGATAGAAAAGATGAATTTTTTAAGAGAATTAAGAGTTCCTTTTACAATTTTATCTTGCCTAGGTTGCTGTTTTAGCTGTGTTCATAACTAATAGCTACCAGCTCAATCGTTCTATTGATCGTTTGTATTGCCTGTATTTGCTTAATGTCTATGCCCCTTCATGTCTCTAACCTCTTTCTGTAAAAGTTGATGGAAAAAGACATAGTTGATAGAGCTTACACACactggaaaaaagaaaattgacatGTATATTTCATTGGAAGAGTAATTTGAAGGAGAGGAAAGAGTGTAACGCatgtttgaaaagttttttttttcatcctcTTGCTCTCGTACTGTATATGTGTGATGCCATTTCGTGTGGAATCTCTTGGAGAAAAATATAGTTCATATGGTTTGTAGTAGGAAGAAAATGATTTCCCATCCATGAATATGTACATATCGTACATAAAAAGGAAAACCTTGATTATCAACGTCCTCTCACGAACTTGATCTTCCCGTGCAAGTGATTTTGTAGATCATGAAGTTAATTGGAGAGAATAAGGAGGAGAAAGAGAATCATACTTCCCAAAAGGTAGGTATAGATGCTGAAAAAATTAGTGTCTAACTAAATTTGTCATATATGGTCGAACTGATCATATATCGTAGAACTACATTGGTCATACAGAGCCCAACTACATATTATGGCCAAACTATGGTAGTCTCTAACTACATTGGTCATACATCACTGAACTACATATTATGGCTGAACTATAGTTTGTGCCCGAAGCCATAGATAAGGCTTATCTCAAAATTAGGAGAGTTGTTATTAATTGACAAGTGAACGAACTATCAAATTTATCCTTAGTAACTTCATATATAACATGAAATAATCACCAAATTCTTATCAAGAACTCATGGGATAATGACCAGATAGTCATCTTTATCAGGAATTCATGAAATAATCATCAAAGGGTTCGTTCATTATGATCCATTCATGCTCATGGGATGGTGACCAGATAGTCATCTTCATTAGGAACTCATGGGATATCATCAAAGGATTCATTCATATGATCCATTTGTTCGTATAAATACAGATACAAACCAGATCATCTGATACTCAATCAACTCTTTACTTCCTTTTTAAAattactatttttaaaaaattatcaatAACTCGAAAACTGATTTAACTCTCTTAGAAACTGACTTGATCTTGGGGATTAGACACCAGTCCTTTGACAACCAACTTGATCCTAAGGATTAGACTCTAGTCCTTTAACAACCCCTTTCCTCACAAGGACTAGACCCCAGTCCCTTGACGACCCCTTCCCTCCGATCTTTGACAACTCCGTCCATCCGGTCTTTGACAACCCTTTTTGTGTGCAGGTTATATTCATGAACTGCGGTCCTTTAACAACCCCTTTGTATGTGGGTCATATTCATGAACTATGGTCCTTTGTATGCAGGTCATATTTATGAATTGATTAGTGTATATAGGTCACAATGATGAACTGATCAAAAGGTTAGTTGATGTGTTCATCTCATTCTAATAGGTCTTGGTGGTAATATTCTACCTCGTAGGGTCCTGATGATCACAAGATCAAGATTCCAAGGTTGATCAATGTGTTCATCTCATCCTGACAAGTCGTGATGATAATATTCTATCTCGTgagattttgatgatcacacaATTGGTCTTCTTGTGGGGTTTTTATAATCACACGACTGGCTTGTCAAACGCACATCACCCAGGTCGACCTGGTGAAGTGCCTAGGTCAGTTTAGGCAAGCATGGTTGTCTCAACAACTCAACTCACTCGGCTAAACCATCCAAATCAGTTCATCCCAtgatttttttctatttttttagtagccattccattttttcttctttgaatTCTTCGTATACATACATGCATCAACAATTTTGGGATTGCCTTTcacaaggggaaggggaaaaaataataaaaacagaTTGAATTATCATTACAAAATTAAACAGAATTCTTTCTCAAAGAAGTCGCttgtcaaaaaagaaaaagaaatttatcCCTTAAATGATTACAACTGCTTTGTCAAAGATCTCAACACAGAAACTATCTTGATAATAATAGTCTGTTTAATAGCATACGGCTCCACGATATCAAGCTTCAATATAATCAATGATTTTTATTTGACAGAATTAATCCTAGCTAGTGAGTTGAAGAGTGCAAACTATTTTTCAGTGAAAACAAATCCTAAGACACCATGTAACCCTAGACGCACGTAGATACTTTAAACTAACATAATTAAACACGAAAGATGAGAAACTGTACGAGAATAGCCTTGTAATTGGCTCCTGAACTACCTCGCCACAAGGCGGGTTGCAATTGGAATGTATCCATCTTGAGAAAAAATCAATAAGGGGCATAATACCTGGAAGATTTTTCCGCACCATACCGACCTAACCTAGAGCAAGAAATACTTTTTGGCAATGCCGCCTTGTAAACTCTTCCACCACAATCAAAATTATTGTAAAGTGGCCTACATCCATTCGAGAGCTTATAATTCTTGGTGTCACAAAAATTGGGTCTATTGTAACTTACCTGGTGCTCTTGAAACCTGCATGATGTCGGTAACATCATTGGGTTTGGAGAAACCCCTACCTGCATGACTTTATTATTTACAAGACTAGATTTACCCAAGTATTTTTCTTGGTAATAAACTGTCGGAAGCCTCGGCGATTTGAGATTGGGAGAGGAAGTTAACGTGGGCTGTGATTTGATTGAGGGCTTGTCTTGGTACTGCCCAGAAATTGAGAATTTTAATGTTCTGTTGAAGAGAGTTACGAGGCCAGAAAAAAGTTTAACAGCATATTCAGCTGCTTCTTCTGTTACATATTCTGCAAAGGCAAAACCTCTCAGCTTATCAGTTTCTTTATGCCGAGGAATATTCAAGTTCACCACTGGCCCTGCTTGAATGAGGATATCATACAGTACCCTTTCCTTCACCCTTTCGTCTAGATTTCCTATGTAAACAGTGCATCTACAGTTGTCAGCCATCctccaaaggaaaaaaaaaaaaaaaactgctgaTTCTtgggagatttgagaaattgaACCCTAAGGGGGAGTGTTAAGAATTTAATCTTGAGATGAActatgaaaattttggaaacctGTAGTCAAGCGTGGATAAAGAGGGTCAAATTTATACTATTTGTCGATGATAGCGTCGGAAAGAAAGACTTCTTGTTCGATATGAATGCTGAGAGGAAAAATGTCACCGACTTTAAATCCTTTTCAGTTTGGGATCTAAAATCATGTTGGTTGCGCTGCATGGATTTGATAGCATGCTTCCTTTTAACGGGttatatttcctttttttccacCCCCCATTC contains:
- the LOC113760273 gene encoding RNA-binding protein 7-like, translating into MADNCRCTVYIGNLDERVKERVLYDILIQAGPVVNLNIPRHKETDKLRGFAFAEYVTEEAAEYAVKLFSGLVTLFNRTLKFSISGQYQDKPSIKSQPTLTSSPNLKSPRLPTVYYQEKYLGKSSLVNNKVMQVGVSPNPMMLPTSCRFQEHQVSYNRPNFCDTKNYKLSNGCRPLYNNFDCGGRVYKAALPKSISCSRLGRYGAEKSSRYYAPY